The Ficedula albicollis isolate OC2 chromosome 6, FicAlb1.5, whole genome shotgun sequence genome has a window encoding:
- the LOC101815074 gene encoding beta-microseminoprotein-like has protein sequence MKSFLTFLLAMGIIATLGDAYCWRKIHKPGEAQNGCMMNGKLYPLGHIVRTEDCYICDCNKEEMECCALFHKPIAYDKKKCEIVFNKERCDYDVVQKDDPSKACLVYARVG, from the exons ATG AAGAGCTTTCTGACTTTCCTTCTTGCAATGGGCATCATAGCGACCCTGGGTGATGCATACTGCTGGAGAAAAATTCACAAGCCAGGGGAGGCCCAAAACG GCTGTATGATGAATGGAAAACTGTATCCCCTTGGACACATTGTGAGGACAGAGGATTGCTACATATGTGACTGtaacaaagaagaaatggaaTGTTGTGCCCT CTTTCATAAGCCTATTGCTTACGACAAAAAGAAATGCGAAATAGTTTTTAACAAGGAGCGCTGTGACTATGATGTGGTGCAGAAGGATGACCCCTCCAAGGCCTGTCTTGTCTATGCTCGTGTGGGCTAA